One segment of Pricia mediterranea DNA contains the following:
- a CDS encoding 3-hydroxyacyl-ACP dehydratase FabZ family protein: MSPAQILQNLPYSEPFLFVDELLEVDESGCRGTFTFVRDLDFFGGHFKGNPVTPGAILTECCAQIGVVCLGIYLLGEEGAAEDVHIGMSSADMEFLLPVLPDEKVTVTSKKIYFRFQKLKSDVKMYNAQGRLICKGKIAGMIKTRKHG; encoded by the coding sequence ATGAGCCCTGCACAGATCTTACAAAACCTCCCTTACAGTGAGCCATTCCTCTTTGTGGATGAATTGCTTGAAGTGGACGAAAGCGGGTGTAGAGGAACATTTACATTTGTGCGCGACCTGGATTTTTTTGGAGGACATTTCAAGGGTAATCCCGTTACCCCAGGTGCCATTCTTACGGAATGTTGTGCCCAGATCGGAGTGGTCTGCCTGGGTATCTATCTTTTGGGGGAGGAGGGTGCGGCCGAGGACGTCCACATCGGGATGAGCAGCGCCGATATGGAATTCCTGCTTCCTGTGCTTCCCGATGAAAAAGTTACCGTGACCTCCAAAAAAATATATTTCAGGTTCCAAAAACTGAAATCCGATGTAAAAATGTATAACGCCCAAGGACGGTTGATCTGTAAGGGTAAAATTGCGGGGATGATCAAAACCAGAAAACATGGCTGA
- a CDS encoding SDR family oxidoreductase encodes MTGDAKKGWALILGGSSGLGLATARKLARHGFDLVIVHRDRRADIKEIQSHFQKISSNGIQLKSYNLDVANAEKRSTAIGEIKSLLEEGQTLKVLVHSIAKGSLKPMFFEERSPSEERNPLGDQNHSKERKPAERRNLSRNSNWQGERSPVLDHRDFELTLNAMALSLYDWTKELANEGLFDADARIISFTSEGSSKAWPGYAAVSAAKATLEALTRNIALEFASIGIKANCIQAGTTDTKAFRMIPDHGSIKENALQRNPNSRLTLPEDIANAVYLLTTEEARWITGTVIKVDGGESLR; translated from the coding sequence ATGACGGGGGATGCAAAAAAAGGATGGGCTTTGATTTTGGGTGGAAGCAGCGGGCTGGGGCTGGCGACGGCCAGAAAGCTGGCGCGTCACGGTTTTGACCTTGTCATCGTGCATCGAGACAGAAGGGCGGATATAAAGGAAATCCAGTCCCATTTCCAGAAAATCAGTTCCAACGGGATACAGTTGAAAAGTTATAATCTGGATGTCGCGAATGCGGAGAAGCGCAGTACTGCCATTGGGGAAATCAAATCGCTGTTAGAGGAGGGTCAAACCCTTAAGGTGCTTGTCCACAGTATCGCCAAGGGAAGTCTTAAACCGATGTTTTTTGAAGAACGAAGTCCTTCCGAAGAACGAAATCCCCTGGGAGACCAGAACCATTCGAAAGAACGGAAGCCGGCGGAAAGAAGAAACCTCTCGAGAAATTCAAACTGGCAGGGAGAACGCAGCCCCGTGCTGGATCATAGGGATTTCGAATTGACGTTGAACGCCATGGCCCTGAGCCTATATGATTGGACCAAAGAATTGGCAAATGAAGGCCTGTTCGACGCAGACGCCCGTATCATTTCCTTCACCAGCGAGGGCAGCAGTAAAGCCTGGCCCGGTTATGCCGCCGTATCCGCCGCGAAGGCTACCTTGGAGGCACTGACCCGGAATATCGCCTTGGAATTTGCGTCCATAGGCATTAAAGCCAATTGCATCCAGGCCGGAACCACCGATACCAAGGCCTTCCGTATGATTCCCGACCACGGGAGCATCAAGGAGAACGCCCTACAGCGCAATCCCAATAGCCGTTTAACCCTTCCCGAAGATATCGCCAATGCGGTGTACCTGCTCACCACCGAGGAAGCGCGATGGATAACGGGAACGGTGATCAAAGTCGATGGGGGGGAGAGCTTGAGGTAG
- a CDS encoding type III polyketide synthase, with translation MNEVRVTTVAKQLPEYCKNTEDIIPLVELWLAGREERFRRKVIKIFEAAAVDRRYSIMEPEEVFTATSFGKKNDIYVREVKKLGKRVLEKALERASWSPDSLDYIITVSCTGIMIPSLDAFLINDLGLRQDVVRLPVTEMGCAAGVSGLIYAESFLRKNPDKRAAVVAVESPTATFQLDDYSMANMVSAAIFGDGAACVLLSSEKAAAGPKVVGGEMYHFPDATRMMGFDLTDHGLKMILDVEVPETIAAHFPDIVHPFLRKHGTSIEAVDHLIFHPGGRKIVQTVEELFGKLGKNIDDTREVLRQFGNMSSATVLYVLERFMEKGIGKGEQGLILSFGPGFSAQRVLLEW, from the coding sequence ATGAATGAAGTAAGGGTAACCACCGTGGCGAAACAGCTGCCGGAATATTGCAAGAATACAGAGGATATCATTCCCTTAGTAGAGCTTTGGCTGGCGGGTCGGGAGGAACGGTTCCGCCGAAAAGTAATTAAGATTTTCGAGGCGGCGGCAGTAGATCGGCGCTACAGTATAATGGAGCCGGAAGAGGTGTTTACGGCAACTTCCTTTGGGAAAAAGAACGATATTTATGTCCGTGAGGTGAAAAAACTGGGAAAAAGAGTGCTTGAAAAGGCCTTGGAGCGAGCATCGTGGTCTCCCGATTCTTTAGATTATATTATAACCGTTAGCTGCACCGGCATTATGATTCCCTCTTTAGATGCCTTTCTCATCAACGATCTGGGCCTAAGACAGGATGTCGTTCGTCTTCCCGTAACCGAAATGGGCTGCGCGGCAGGGGTATCGGGACTCATTTATGCGGAAAGCTTTTTGCGGAAGAATCCCGATAAACGGGCCGCTGTGGTAGCGGTCGAGAGTCCCACTGCCACTTTCCAGCTCGACGATTATTCCATGGCGAACATGGTCAGTGCGGCCATTTTCGGCGATGGTGCGGCTTGTGTACTGCTGTCCTCCGAAAAGGCGGCAGCGGGACCCAAAGTAGTAGGAGGGGAAATGTACCATTTTCCGGATGCCACCCGTATGATGGGTTTCGACTTGACGGATCACGGCCTCAAGATGATTTTGGATGTCGAGGTGCCCGAAACCATTGCCGCACATTTTCCTGATATCGTTCATCCTTTTTTGCGGAAGCACGGTACCTCGATCGAGGCGGTCGACCACTTGATCTTTCATCCCGGGGGGCGTAAGATCGTGCAGACCGTAGAGGAGCTGTTCGGAAAACTGGGCAAAAACATCGACGATACCCGTGAGGTGCTGCGCCAATTCGGGAATATGAGTAGCGCTACCGTCCTTTACGTACTGGAGCGTTTTATGGAAAAAGGAATCGGTAAAGGGGAACAGGGTTTGATCTTGAGTTTCGGGCCCGGGTTTTCGGCACAACGGGTGTTGTTGGAGTGGTGA
- a CDS encoding methyltransferase domain-containing protein, whose amino-acid sequence MSDFVKRNRDPELMDDVGMDSDILKKVLHDVDRTNRLLGGHQITLRGVAQLIRKHPQESYTIVDMGCGNGGMLREVVKLGRRMGVSIEAIGIDLSEKCLAIARNASSGFPEIQFIKQDILQLSPEDLHSDIVLCTLTMHHFFDENISVFLDRFTQLARIGVVINDLQRSPLAYHLFRGFSAIFIRTKIAKHDGLISIKSGFTRAELQRFAETLPSVDHDIKWKWAFRYVWVMDTQRLNGAYE is encoded by the coding sequence ATGAGCGATTTTGTAAAACGGAACAGAGATCCGGAACTGATGGACGATGTGGGGATGGATTCCGACATCCTCAAGAAAGTACTGCACGACGTGGACCGGACCAATCGCCTATTGGGAGGCCATCAAATTACCTTGCGGGGAGTGGCGCAGTTGATACGCAAGCACCCCCAAGAATCATATACGATTGTGGACATGGGTTGCGGTAACGGCGGCATGCTGCGGGAAGTCGTGAAATTGGGCCGACGAATGGGCGTATCGATTGAGGCCATTGGTATCGATTTGAGCGAAAAGTGTCTGGCCATTGCGAGAAACGCTTCTTCCGGTTTTCCTGAAATACAGTTTATAAAGCAGGACATTTTACAGCTATCCCCCGAGGATCTGCATAGCGATATTGTGCTCTGTACCCTTACCATGCATCATTTCTTTGATGAAAACATCTCGGTTTTTCTAGATCGGTTTACCCAATTGGCACGTATAGGGGTCGTTATCAACGATTTGCAAAGAAGTCCGCTTGCCTACCATCTTTTTAGGGGCTTTAGTGCTATTTTTATACGAACAAAAATTGCGAAACACGACGGATTGATATCCATAAAAAGCGGGTTTACCAGAGCGGAGCTGCAGCGCTTTGCCGAGACTCTGCCTTCGGTGGACCACGATATAAAGTGGAAATGGGCCTTTCGCTATGTATGGGTCATGGATACCCAACGATTAAATGGAGCATATGAATGA